A window of the Pseudomonas gozinkensis genome harbors these coding sequences:
- a CDS encoding autotransporter serine protease → MDVRIKPISVGTLLLVISAAQAQGQYLEAGKPGDPASWRSAEFLRDWGLGRMQADQAYAAGITGKGVKIGALDSGFDAAHPEFARDRYNPVLASGSYLDGSLFNVNGTLNPNNDSHGTHVVGTMGASRDGTGMHGVAYNAQIYVGNTNKNDSFLFGPNPDPRYFKAVYDALADAGVRAINNSWGSQPPDVSYRTLADLHAAYAQHWNKGTWLDAAADVSRRGVINVFSAGNSGYPNASVRSALPYFQPDLEGHWLAVSGLDQSNQQKYNQCGIAKYWCITTPGAKIDSTIPDGGYAIKSGTSMAAPHATGALALVMERYPYMNNQQALEVLLTTATQLDGSVTDAPTERVGWGVANLYRAMRGPGQLLGAFDANLAAGQSDVWSNDISDKALIQRQREDLAEHNAWQQTLQNKGWQNGVPAGASQQDQTDYAVGMARDAAASGRLYQGSLIKSGDGRLILTGENTYRGPTTVNGGLLTVNGSLTSAVTVNDGGTLGGSGRIGALTANSGGRVAPGNSIGTLNVAGDVTFTPGSTYAVELSPTSSDRIVAGGMASINGATVSLSLENSPTLLSTTEARSLLGRQYDILQAAGGIQGRFGAVLPDYLFIGGSLSYSDNGIGLNVERNGTSFASVGQTPNQRSVATAVEGLGAGNSVYESLLLSATASDAQQAFQQLSGEIYPALGSVLINDSRQLRDAIGERLHDAQATQSNGWIKALGAWGTSDSRHDTAGYSTSIGGLLAGVDGAVDEQTRIGLVTGYSDSSLSMGSGKHSSAKVDSYHLGAYAGHEIGAWRLSTGAAYSWHRADVKRDLQYGNVSAKQKAKVDAATTQVFGEAAYRLNLQPLALEPFANLAYVHLDTDGFTEKGDAAALKSGDDQRDAVLSTLGVRAIKTFDLSSAQKLDVSGHLGWQHSLTDIDSEQHLRFASGSAPYTVESSPLVRDAALVGVQASLALTRDVRVNLDYTGQLASREKQHGVGLSLNWQF, encoded by the coding sequence ATGGACGTACGCATCAAGCCGATTTCGGTCGGCACCCTGCTGCTTGTGATTTCTGCAGCCCAGGCCCAGGGCCAATACCTCGAAGCCGGTAAACCCGGCGATCCGGCCAGTTGGCGCAGCGCCGAATTCCTGCGTGACTGGGGCCTGGGTCGAATGCAGGCCGATCAGGCCTATGCCGCTGGCATCACCGGCAAGGGTGTGAAAATCGGCGCGCTGGACTCCGGTTTCGACGCGGCCCATCCCGAGTTCGCCCGTGATCGTTATAACCCGGTACTGGCCAGCGGCAGCTACCTCGACGGCTCGCTGTTCAACGTCAACGGCACCCTGAATCCGAACAACGACTCCCACGGCACCCACGTCGTCGGCACCATGGGCGCATCCCGCGATGGCACCGGCATGCATGGCGTGGCTTACAACGCACAGATCTACGTCGGCAACACCAACAAGAACGACAGTTTCCTGTTCGGTCCCAACCCCGATCCGCGCTACTTCAAAGCGGTGTACGACGCCCTGGCCGATGCCGGTGTGCGGGCGATCAACAACAGTTGGGGCAGTCAGCCGCCGGATGTCAGCTACCGAACCCTCGCCGATCTGCATGCCGCTTATGCCCAGCACTGGAACAAGGGCACCTGGCTCGACGCGGCGGCGGACGTTTCCCGTCGCGGCGTGATCAATGTGTTCAGCGCCGGCAACAGCGGCTACCCCAACGCCAGCGTGCGCTCGGCGCTGCCGTACTTCCAGCCGGATCTGGAAGGCCATTGGCTGGCGGTCTCCGGGCTCGATCAAAGCAACCAACAGAAGTACAACCAGTGCGGCATCGCCAAATACTGGTGCATCACCACGCCGGGGGCGAAGATCGACAGCACCATTCCCGACGGCGGTTACGCGATCAAGTCCGGCACCTCGATGGCCGCGCCGCACGCCACCGGCGCACTGGCGCTGGTGATGGAGCGCTATCCGTACATGAACAACCAGCAGGCACTCGAAGTGCTGCTGACCACGGCCACTCAGCTCGACGGTTCGGTGACCGACGCGCCGACCGAGCGAGTCGGCTGGGGCGTGGCCAACCTGTACCGGGCGATGCGCGGGCCGGGGCAATTGCTCGGGGCGTTCGACGCCAACCTGGCAGCCGGGCAGAGCGATGTCTGGAGCAATGACATCAGCGACAAAGCGCTGATCCAGCGCCAGCGCGAAGACCTCGCCGAGCACAATGCCTGGCAGCAAACCCTGCAAAACAAAGGCTGGCAGAACGGCGTTCCGGCCGGCGCCAGCCAACAGGATCAGACCGATTACGCCGTGGGCATGGCTCGCGATGCAGCGGCGTCCGGTCGGTTGTATCAGGGCAGCCTGATCAAGTCCGGCGACGGGCGACTGATTCTGACCGGTGAAAACACTTATCGCGGGCCGACCACGGTCAATGGCGGCCTGCTGACGGTCAATGGTTCGCTGACCTCGGCCGTAACCGTCAATGACGGCGGCACCCTCGGCGGCTCCGGACGAATCGGCGCACTGACCGCCAACAGTGGCGGGCGCGTGGCACCGGGCAATTCCATCGGCACGTTGAATGTCGCCGGTGACGTAACCTTCACGCCGGGCTCGACTTACGCCGTGGAGCTGTCTCCCACCAGCAGCGACCGCATCGTCGCCGGCGGCATGGCGTCCATCAACGGCGCCACCGTAAGCCTGTCGCTGGAAAACAGCCCGACGCTACTCAGCACCACCGAGGCCAGAAGCCTGCTCGGCCGGCAGTACGACATTCTGCAAGCAGCGGGTGGCATCCAGGGCCGGTTCGGCGCGGTGCTGCCGGATTACCTGTTCATCGGTGGCAGCCTGTCCTACAGCGACAACGGCATCGGTTTGAATGTCGAGCGCAACGGGACATCGTTCGCCAGCGTCGGCCAGACACCCAATCAACGCTCCGTAGCCACGGCGGTCGAAGGTCTGGGCGCGGGCAATTCCGTTTACGAAAGCCTGCTGTTGTCGGCCACCGCCAGTGACGCGCAACAAGCCTTTCAACAGTTGAGCGGCGAAATCTATCCGGCGCTCGGCTCGGTGCTGATCAACGACAGCCGCCAACTGCGCGATGCCATCGGCGAACGCCTGCACGATGCGCAAGCCACGCAAAGCAATGGCTGGATCAAGGCCCTCGGCGCCTGGGGTACATCCGACTCGCGCCACGACACTGCTGGATACAGCACGTCGATTGGCGGCTTGCTGGCAGGTGTCGACGGTGCCGTCGACGAGCAGACCCGCATCGGTCTGGTCACCGGTTACAGCGACAGTTCGCTGAGCATGGGCTCGGGCAAGCATTCCTCGGCCAAGGTCGACAGCTATCACCTCGGCGCCTACGCCGGTCACGAGATCGGCGCCTGGCGCCTGAGCACGGGCGCCGCCTACAGCTGGCATCGCGCCGATGTGAAGCGCGACTTGCAGTACGGCAACGTCAGCGCCAAGCAGAAAGCCAAGGTCGATGCCGCCACTACTCAAGTGTTCGGCGAAGCGGCTTATCGGCTGAACCTGCAACCGCTGGCCCTGGAGCCGTTCGCCAATCTGGCCTACGTACACCTCGACACCGACGGCTTCACCGAGAAGGGCGATGCCGCCGCACTGAAAAGCGGCGACGACCAGCGCGACGCAGTGTTGAGCACCCTCGGCGTGCGGGCGATCAAGACGTTTGATTTGTCATCTGCGCAGAAACTTGATGTGAGCGGGCATCTGGGCTGGCAGCACAGCCTGACCGACATCGACTCCGAACAGCATTTGCGCTTCGCCAGCGGCAGCGCGCCGTACACGGTCGAAAGCTCGCCACTGGTGCGCGACGCCGCACTGGTCGGCGTGCAGGCCAGTCTGGCACTGACCCGCGACGTGCGGGTGAACCTCGATTACACCGGACAACTGGCCAGCCGCGAGAAGCAGCACGGCGTGGGCCTGAGCCTGAACTGGCAGTTCTGA
- a CDS encoding HlyD family type I secretion periplasmic adaptor subunit: MSSANMNTQNEATMEHAYITERPERDAKFFARMGWILALVGAGSFFTWAALAPLDQGIPVQGTVVVSGKRKAVQSMSSGVVSRILVREGEIVKQGQPLFRLDQTQVAADVQSLQAQYRMAWASLARWQAERDNLKQVTFPAELSDNADPRLALVLEGQRQLFSSRREAFSREQAALRASIEGATAQLAGMRRARTDLNAQADSLQQQLSNLQPLADNGYIPRNRLMEYQRQLSQVQQQLAENTGDSGRVEQGILESRLKLQQHSEEYQKEVRTQLADAQLKSVTLSEQLTSAGFDLQHSEILATADGVAVNLGVHTEGAVVRQGETLLEIVPQGTRLEVEGHLPINLIDKVGTHLPVDILFTAFNQSKTPRVPGEVSLISADQMVDEKTGVPYYVLRSSVSDQAMEKLNGLVIKPGMPAEMFVRTGERSLLNYLFKPLLDRAGSALTEE; encoded by the coding sequence ATGAGCAGCGCGAACATGAACACGCAAAACGAAGCGACGATGGAACACGCGTACATCACCGAACGCCCGGAGCGCGATGCGAAATTCTTCGCGCGCATGGGCTGGATTCTGGCGCTGGTCGGCGCCGGCAGTTTCTTCACCTGGGCGGCATTGGCGCCGCTGGACCAAGGCATTCCAGTGCAGGGCACCGTGGTGGTGTCGGGCAAGCGCAAGGCCGTGCAGTCGATGAGCAGCGGTGTGGTCAGCCGGATTCTGGTACGCGAAGGCGAAATCGTGAAGCAGGGCCAGCCACTGTTCCGCCTCGACCAGACCCAGGTCGCCGCCGACGTGCAATCGTTGCAAGCTCAGTACCGCATGGCCTGGGCCAGCCTGGCGCGCTGGCAGGCCGAGCGTGACAACCTCAAGCAAGTGACGTTTCCGGCAGAACTGAGCGACAACGCGGATCCGCGCCTGGCACTGGTGCTGGAAGGCCAGCGGCAATTGTTCAGCAGCCGCCGCGAAGCGTTCTCCCGCGAGCAGGCCGCTCTGCGCGCCAGCATCGAAGGCGCCACCGCGCAACTGGCGGGCATGCGCCGCGCGCGTACCGACCTGAATGCGCAGGCCGACTCACTGCAACAGCAGTTGAGCAACCTGCAACCGCTGGCCGACAACGGCTACATCCCGCGCAACCGCTTGATGGAATACCAGCGTCAACTGTCGCAGGTGCAGCAGCAACTCGCAGAAAACACCGGTGATAGTGGCCGGGTGGAGCAGGGCATCCTCGAGTCGCGACTGAAATTGCAACAGCACAGCGAGGAATACCAGAAGGAAGTCCGCACTCAACTGGCCGACGCGCAACTGAAAAGCGTCACACTGTCCGAGCAACTGACCTCCGCCGGTTTCGACCTGCAACACAGCGAAATCCTCGCCACCGCCGACGGCGTGGCAGTCAACCTCGGCGTGCACACCGAAGGCGCCGTTGTCCGTCAGGGCGAAACCCTGCTGGAAATCGTCCCGCAAGGCACGCGCCTTGAAGTCGAAGGGCACCTGCCGATCAACCTGATCGACAAGGTCGGCACGCACTTGCCGGTCGACATCCTGTTCACCGCGTTCAACCAGAGCAAGACGCCACGGGTGCCCGGCGAAGTCAGCCTGATTTCCGCCGACCAGATGGTCGACGAGAAAACCGGTGTGCCGTACTACGTGTTGCGCAGCAGCGTCAGCGATCAGGCCATGGAAAAACTCAACGGTCTGGTGATCAAGCCCGGCATGCCGGCGGAAATGTTCGTGCGCACTGGCGAACGTTCACTCCTCAACTACCTGTTCAAGCCGCTGCTCGACCGCGCCGGTTCCGCGTTGACCGAAGAATAA
- a CDS encoding TolC family outer membrane protein → MFGCMNKLSMLAAAFALLAGNSAVAAMGPFEIYEQALRNDPVFLGAIKERDAGLENRAIGRAGLLPKLGYNYNKGRNSSKATSLDSRARNNTEERNYSSYGSSLTLQQPLLDYEAYAAYRKGVAQSLFADENFRGKSQELLVRVLDNYTKALFAQDQIDIAQAKKKAYEQQFQQNEHMFKQGEGTRTDILEAESRYELATAEEIEARDEQDAALRELGALVGVPAMDISDLAPLDQNFQTFALMPANYDTWHELAVSNNPNLASQRQAVEVARYEVERNRAGHLPKVSAYATMRQNESESGNTYNQRYETNTIGFEVSVPLYAGGGVSASTRQASRTMEQAEYELDGKTRETLIELRRQFSACLSGVNKLRAYQKALASAEALVVSTKQSILGGERTNLDALNAEQQLFTTRRDLAQARYDYLMAWTKLHYYAGTLSEQDLARVDEAFGQGPRTQ, encoded by the coding sequence ATGTTCGGCTGTATGAATAAGCTTTCCATGCTGGCGGCAGCGTTCGCGCTGCTCGCGGGCAACAGTGCAGTGGCGGCCATGGGGCCGTTCGAAATCTACGAACAGGCGTTGCGCAATGACCCGGTATTCCTTGGCGCGATCAAGGAACGCGATGCAGGCCTTGAGAACCGCGCCATCGGCCGCGCCGGGCTGTTGCCGAAACTGGGTTACAACTACAACAAGGGCCGCAACTCGTCGAAGGCCACTTCACTCGACTCCCGCGCCCGCAACAACACTGAAGAGCGTAACTACAGCAGCTACGGCTCGAGCCTGACCCTGCAACAACCGTTGCTCGACTACGAAGCCTACGCGGCGTATCGCAAGGGCGTAGCCCAGTCGCTGTTTGCCGACGAAAACTTTCGCGGCAAGAGCCAGGAGCTTCTGGTTCGAGTACTGGATAACTACACCAAGGCCTTGTTTGCCCAGGATCAGATCGACATCGCGCAGGCCAAGAAGAAGGCGTACGAGCAGCAGTTTCAGCAGAACGAGCACATGTTCAAGCAGGGCGAGGGCACTCGCACTGACATCCTTGAAGCCGAGTCGCGTTATGAGCTGGCGACCGCCGAGGAAATCGAGGCCCGCGACGAGCAGGACGCCGCGCTTCGGGAGCTGGGCGCATTGGTAGGCGTGCCGGCGATGGACATCAGTGATCTGGCGCCGCTGGATCAGAACTTCCAGACGTTCGCCTTGATGCCGGCCAATTACGACACCTGGCACGAACTGGCGGTCAGCAACAACCCGAACCTTGCGTCCCAGCGTCAGGCGGTGGAAGTGGCGCGGTATGAAGTCGAGCGCAATCGCGCCGGGCACCTGCCGAAAGTCAGCGCCTATGCCACGATGCGCCAGAACGAGTCGGAAAGCGGCAACACCTACAACCAGCGCTACGAAACCAACACCATCGGTTTCGAAGTGAGCGTGCCGTTGTACGCCGGTGGTGGCGTGTCGGCCTCGACCCGTCAGGCCAGTCGCACCATGGAGCAGGCCGAATACGAACTGGACGGCAAGACCCGCGAGACGCTGATCGAACTGCGTCGCCAGTTCAGTGCATGCCTGTCCGGCGTCAACAAACTGCGCGCTTATCAAAAGGCGCTGGCGTCGGCCGAAGCGCTGGTGGTGTCGACCAAGCAAAGCATTCTCGGCGGCGAGCGAACCAACCTGGATGCGCTGAACGCCGAACAACAACTATTTACCACCCGCCGCGATCTGGCCCAGGCACGCTATGACTACCTCATGGCCTGGACCAAATTGCACTACTACGCGGGCACCTTGAGCGAGCAGGATCTGGCGCGGGTGGATGAGGCCTTCGGACAAGGCCCACGAACGCAATAA